The sequence below is a genomic window from Candidatus Gastranaerophilales bacterium.
TTAGTATTTAAACATAAACTAACCAGGGGAGTAAGCATGAGAACGTTTATCTTTTTGCTTGGAATTTTGATGTTATTAACCGGTTTTGGAATGTTTGTTTTTGAATCCAATGCACAAAACGTACCTGTTATTGAAAACAGGTCGGGATGTTGCTCGCACCATGGCGGAGTATGCGGCTGTTTTAAAGGCAGAGCTCAGTGCTGCGACGGTACACTTAGTCCTAGTTGTGGATGTGATTAATGTTAGTTTTATATAAACAAGTTTGAGCCGGCGCCAATGCTTTTTGATACGTATTTAGCCACGCCGCCGATTTCTACACCATCTATAAGTTCTTCCCGTTTAATACCCATTACGTCCATAGACATATTGCAGGCAATGAACTTGACCCCTGATTGTTGAGCTTGTTCTATAAGTTCATTTAATGTTGAGATGTTTTTATTTTTCATAACCCATTTCATCATAATTGAACCGGCTCCGCCCATATTCATCTTGGACAGGGTAAGTTTGTCGGCGCCTTGCGGCATCATCATAGAAAACATTTTGTCTATCAACCCTTTTTTTACATTTACGTTGGATTTTCTTAATATATTCAGCCCCCAAAAAGTGAAAAACAGTGTTACATCACACCCGCTTGCTTTGGCTCCGTTTGCTATTATAAATGCTGCTAAAGCCTTGTCTAAATCGTTAGAAAAAACAACTATAGTTTGACTGTTGGATTTTTCATTATGTAGGGCAACAGGACAGGCATTGCCTTTTTGGATAATTGCCTTAATCACCTTATCTTTTTGCTCCAGGCTTAAAAGGGTATTCCCCGTCATTTCGCACCAGGCTTCAACATCGGACTTGAAACCTTTGTCGGTTGAGGTTATTTCTAAAAGTTCATTATCCTGCAGCTCATTTATTTTAGAAGCAAGTCTTACAATAGGTCCGGGGCATTGCAGACCCGTAGCATCTATTTTTACTGTTGATTGATCACAACAGTATGTAGTTAAACATTTATCTTCTTTTTTTTTAACGATTGCTTTGCTATTTTTTGTAAGTTCTTTGTATAGTTCAACGCCGCCTGCCAAAGAATAAATATTATCAAAACCTTTTTGATTAAGAATTCTTTCGGCTACATAGCTTGTGTAGCCTGTATTACAGAATAAAATCACTTTTTTATCTTTCGGCACCTCGTTGTATCTGCTTCTTAATTCATCTATGGGGATATTTACAGCTCCTTCAACGGTGCTTATATTAAATATGGCGGAAGGTCTTATATCAATTAAATATGCTCCATCTAAATCTTCATCAAAAGCAGGTTTGATATAATCGTTCAGTATATTCTCGGCATTCATTCCAAGTACGTTTACAGGGTCTTTTGCGGATGAATAAGGCGGAGCATAACAAAGTTCACTATCGAGCATTTCCTGCACTGTGCCGTTGTTTCTCATAACTGTCGCTATAACATCAATTCTTTTTTCTACCCCTTCCTGCCCTGCTGCCTGTGCGCCAAGAATTTTGCCCTCTTGCGTGAATAAAAGTTTAAAAAGAGTCTGTGTGGAATTCGGATAATATCCCGCAAAAGAACGGCTGTAAATAATACTCTTAAGATAAGGGATATTTTTAGCTTTTAATTGTTTTTCGTTGTTACCGCAAGAAGCTACGGTAAGGTCAAAAACTTTTAGTACGGCAGTTCCCTGAGAATTTTTGTATGTAGAATTGCCTCCCGAAATATTGTCGGCAATAATTCTTCCCTGACGGTTTGCAGGTCCTGCCAGAGGGATTAAAGTTTCATCCCCTGAAACAAAATCCCGCACTTCCACGCTGTCACCGCCTGCGTAAATATCAGGGTCCGCAGTTTGCATAAATTCGTTAACTTTCAGTCCCTTGTTCACTGCCAGCCCTGCTTCTTTAGCCAAAGTCGTTTCGGGGCTAACGCCTATAGCCATAATTACAATATCAAATTCAACCTCATTACCTGAGTTTAAAACAATTTTATTTTCATAAAAACGTGCTACACCGTCAGAGAGTATAAGTTCAACCCCGTTATCTCTCATTTCATTTTGGGCAACTGCAGCTGCTTCGTAGTCTACGGGCGCTAAAATTTGATTTTGAAGCTCTATAAGCGTTGTATCAAGACTCATTTCAGCAAGGTTTTCCGCCATTTCAATCCCTATAAAGCCGCCGCCTATAACCACTGCTTTTTTCACATTGTTGTTCTTGATAAAGTTTTTTATCCCATCTGCGTCAGCCAAAGTCCTTACCGTAAAAACCTTGCTTCTATCCATACCTTCAAACGGCGGAACTATGGGGTTTGCACCTAATGCAAGAACGAGCTTGTCGTAAGAAATCAATTCTCCGTTTTGCAGTTCCACATTTTTGGCTTCACGGTTGATTTTTACAACTTCCGAGTTTAATTTAACATCAATATTAAACCAATCTTTGAATTTTTTAGGGTTTGATACAAGTATTTTGCCCCTGTCATTAATAACATCCGAGCAATAATAGGGTAAACCGCAATTTGCTATGGAGATTTCGTTAGTTTTTTCTAAAATTAGAATTTCGAAGGTTTCATCCAATCTTCTTAATCTTGCCGCACAGCTTGCCCCGCAAGCCCCGCCGCCTATTATTACTGTTTTCATATATTTCTCCTAATTACATGCTTGCCAATATTCATATTTTATAATATTATAATAACCTAATATTATAAACAAGGAAATAAAAATATGCAAGTTAATGATTATGTGAAAATATTTGATGCACTTTCACATCCTATAAGGCTAAAGATTGTTTGCGGGCTTGTGCATGCAGAACGTTGTAATGTAGGTACAATGAGCCAAAGACTCGGGGTATCGCAGTCTTTGATTTCACAGCATGTGAATATTTTAAAAAATGCTGAAATTATTAAGGGCTACAGAGAAGGGAATGTAATCTGGTATAAACTTGAGAATGATTTGGCGAGAAAACTTTTGACAAATATAGAAATTAATATATGTGATGAAAACTAGATGAAAGGAGACACTATGTTTAAAAAAATTATTCTATCTTTATGCGTTATGTCGTTTTTAATGCTTGGTGCAAATGCAATGCCTTTAATAGGTGATGATGCTCCTGCATTTACGGCGAAAACTACACAAGGTGTGGTGAATTTCCCTCAAGACTACAAGGGTAAGTGGGTCATTTTATTTTCTCATCCTGCTGATTTTACCCCTGTGTGTACAACGGAGTTTATGACTTTTCAAAAAATGATGCCTGAATTTAAAGCTCTAAACACAGAGATTATCGGGCTTTCTATTGACAGTCTTTATGCTCATATGGCTTGGTTTAGGACAATCAAAGAAAAAATTGAATACAAAGACATGAAAAACATGGAGATTACTTTTCCTTTAATTGAAGACATTAAGATGGATGTTTCAGCTAAGTACGGTATGGTTCAGCCCAATGTATCAACAACGCAGGCAGTGCGTGCTGTTTTTATAATTGACCCTAATGCAAAAGTAAGAGCGATTATGTACTACCCTGCTTCTGCGGGAAGAAACTTCCAGGAAATTAAACGGTTGCTTATTGCTTTACAGACTTCTGATGCGTTTGGAGTGGCAACTCCTGCCGATTGGCAGCCCGGCGACCCTGTAATTGTTCCTCCGCCAAACTCTTGCGGCGTTATTAAAGAAAGAAACGCAAAACCTGACCCGGCAGTAACATGTAACGACTGGTTTATGTGCTTCAAAAAATTGCCTAAAGAAACTATTTCACAAAAGTTATTGAAAAAATAAAACAACTTTTCTAATACTTCAAAGAGGGTTTTTAAACCCTCTTTTTTTATCCGTATATTTAATTGTCTTTAGGCTTAACACCCAGTTTAACAAGAATATTTGCCATTATACAAAAGCCGCTCAGCGCAAAAATAATAAGATTTATGCCTACAAGAGCCGTTAAAATAAGCCAATACTCGCTGAAAAAGTAAGCCAAAGCCAAGCTTAACAGAACCATTACACCTGCGATAAGATAAATAATTCTTTCTAAATACCAACTGTCGGTTTTTGCCATATACATAATTTAATTCTCCTTTTTTGAAAATATTTCATAGTAAAGAACAGGAACAACTATAAGAGTTAAAATCGTAGCCACAACAGCGCCGAACATCATAGCAATAGCAAGCCCCTGAAATATTGGGTCAAAAAGCATTACAAACGAGCCTACAACAACCGCCAGAGCCGTTAAAAGTATTGGTCGAAATCTTACCAGTCCGGCTTTTATAACAGCTTCTTTAAGCGCTGTACCTTCTTGCGTTTCAAGGTGTATGAAGTCAACCAACAGGATAGAGTTTCTTACAATAATTCCAGAAAGCGCTATGAATCCTATCATAGAGGTTGCCGTGAAAAACGCCTGAAATATCAAATGTCCCGGCAGTATTCCCACAAGTGTAAGCGGTATAGGCGCCATAATTACAAGCGGAGTTACAAAGTCCTTAAACCAGGCCACAACAAGTACATAAATCAACACCAGCACGGCTGCAAAAGCTATACCCATATCCCTGAAAACTTCAAGTGTAATATGCCACTCACCATCCCACTTCACGGAATATTCACTTTCATTATCAGGCATTGCAATATTTAATTGCTTTAGTTTTTTGTCGTTATCAAGTTTCAGTTTAGAAATTATGTTATTCATATCAAGAACAGCATAGACAGGGCTTTCTATCTCTTTCGCAACATCTCCTGTTACATAAGTTACTCTTCTCATGTTTTTATGATAGATAGTTTGTTCCTGTTCGCCTGTTTCTTGTTTAACAAGTCCTGAAACAGGAATTAACCTGCCTGTTTGTGCCGGAACAGTTATACTGGTTAAAGCATTGATATCACTGCGCTCTGATAGCGGCATTCTTAAAAATATTTCGACAGGTTCTTTTTCTTTATCAAAATGCACCAGACCTGCAGAAGTTCCGCCAAGCGAGGTTTTAATTGCCTGCGAAATAATATCCGTACTGACTCCGTTTAGGGCCGCTTTTTCTTTATCGGGTATAAAGGTGATTTTTGTCTGAGGGTCTTCGACATACCAGTCTACATCTACAATTCCTTTTACCTTAGTAAAGATATCCTTTATTTTGCCCGCAATTTCTACCTGTTTCTCAGGGTCAGGACCGTAAACCTCTGCTACAAGCGTGCTTATGACGGGAGGACCGGGCGGAATTTCCGCTAATTTAACGTTAGCATTGTATTTTACACCTATTTTTTGAAGTTCGGGGCGCATCATTTTTGCCAAATCATGGCTTTGTTTGTGTCTGTCGTGTTTTGGCTTTAAGTTGACCTGAATATCAGCTTCGTTACTGTTTGAGCGTAAAAAATAGTGCCTCACCAGTCCGTTGAAATTATGTGGAGCTGATGAACCTACATAAGTTTGATAATTTATGACTTCCGGGATTGTATTTATATATTTGCCCAAAGCTTGTGTTACCGCGGCAGTTTCTTCTAAGGTAGAGCCTTCCGGCATATCAACAATTATTTGAATTTCGCTTTTGTTATCAAAAGGAAGCATTTTAAATTGAACCAACTTAAGCGGAACTAACATAAATGCAAGGATTAGCAAACCCGCGATAATTTTCATTGAATTGAGGCGCTTGCCTCTGTTTTCAACAAGCGGGGTTAAAATGTGTTTGTAAATTTCAACCATTTTACCGTCTTGATGTTCTTCATGGTCTTCGCCTTCGTGCTTTTCATCTTTCAGGACTATATAGCTTAGCCATGGGCTTACAATGAAGGCTACGAGCAAAGAAAATATCATTGCTGCAGAAGCTCCTATCGGTATAGGGCGCATATAAGGTCCCATCAGTCCGGATACGAATGCCATAGGAAGCAAAGCCGCTACTACAGTGAACGTTGCTAAAATAGTGGGATTGCCGACCTCGTTAACGGCTTTAACGGCTGTTTTTATGCTTGCACCTTCAAGTTTGAAGTGCCTGTGTATGTTTTCAACGACAACAATTGCGTCATCTACCAAAATTCCTATCGAAAATATCAAAGCAAAAAGCGTAACCCTGTTGAGGGTATAGCCCATCAAAAAACTTATTAATAATGTAAGAGAAAGAGTTACAGGAACCGCAACCGCCACAACAAGAGCTTCTTTGCGCCCCAGAAAAAATGCAATTAAAGCTATTACGGAAATGGTTGCAATAAGCATATGGCTCAAAAGCTCGTCAGACTTTTCTTTGGCGGTTTCACCGTAGTTTCTTGTAACTGTTATATTGATATCGTTTGGGATTAGATAACTTTTCATGTTTTCAATTTTTGCCAAAGCCCTGTGAGAAACATTGGTTGCATTAGTACCTTTTTTCTTTGACAAAGATATTGTAACAGCTTCGTTTGAGCCGGTTTTGTGGTCATAATTAAATACATAATTAACCGGTTCTTCTGCTGTATCTTCCACTTCGGCAACATTTTTGAGATAAACAGGCATATTGTTGTTCACACCTACTACAAGGTTTCCCAGTTCTGTAGAGTCTTTTATAAATCCGCCTGTATCTACTATAAATTCTTTATTGTCAGACTGTACCCTGCCTGAATTGAGTAAAAAATTCGACTTTTGAATAGCCTGCATTATCTGAAAAGTACTAAGGTTATACCCTTGCAATTTTGCAGGGTCAAAGGTTACTTTCACCTGCCTTTTTTGCCCTCCGGTAACGCTTACTTCTGATACATCACCGTCTTTTTTCAGCTCATCGGCTATTTCAGCTGCCACACGCCGCAGCTCGTAGCCTGTAAAATGCTTGTTATTACTTGACATTGTCAAAGCCAAAATAGGCACGTCGTCAATGGAGCGGATTTTAATTAACGGCTGTGATACACCTTGGGGTATTCTGTCAAAATTGGAATACAGTTTATTATAAAGCTTGATGGTGCTGTCTTCGGCGTTTTGACCTACCTGATAACGTACAATGGTTAAATTCATGCCGGGTTTGATTATAGAGTATACATATTCTACACCCGGAATCTCGGAAATAAGCTGCTCCATAGGTCTTGTAACACGTGCTTCTACTTCCTGAGCCGTTGCGCCGGGATATTGCACAAACACATCTGCCATCGGTACAACTATTTGCGGCTCTTCTTCTCTGGGCGTAACAACTGTAGCAAAAACTCCCAGGATTATTGATGCCAGAATTATCAAAGGTGTTAACTTTGACTGTATAAACATTTGGGCTATTTTGCCCGAAACTCCTATTTTGTCTTTATTTTCTTCATTATTTGTCATTTATTTTTCCGCCATCTATTGCTTTAACTGCTCCAACAGTGATTATTTTATCTCCGTCATTCAACCCTGACAGTACTTCTATGTTTTCGCCGTAAGTTTTCCCTGTTCTTATGAGTCTGTAGGAAATAGTATTTTCATCATCAACGGTGTAAACTCCGGTGAGTTCGCCTTTTTGAATAACCGCAGTTTTTGGTACAAAAATGGCGGTTTTTGTGGCTATGGGAATATTTATTTTTGCAAATTGTCCGCCTGTTAAGCCTGCAGCATCTATTTTCGCTTTAAAAGTCCTTGTTGAAGGGTCAATATATTTAACTACTTTTGTAATTTTGCGCTGCAGGGTCTTGTCTCCGATTTCCAAGGAAACCGAAATACCTTCTTTTACCTTGTCCAAATAACTCTCGTCTATATTTGCCACAAGCTCTTTTTCGCCGGGAGCTTCAATAGCAATCAGCGGCTGACCTTGAAGCGCTGTTGTTCCTGCGTCTATATATTTTTGCGTTACTATGCCTGAAACAGGCGCTGTTACTCGTGAATAACCCTGGTAAACTTTAACTTCCCCCAACCCTGCCTGTGCTTGCTGAACTCCTGCCAAAGCACGTTGATATTCGGAAGCGGCAATATTTTTTTGGGTTGAGTATTGGTCAAACTCTTGTTTGCTTATAACTTTTTCGTCATAAAGGGTTTTATACCTTTGGTAAGTTTTTTCCGCCATTTTCATATTTTGATAGGCAGAATCCGCAGTCATTTGTGCGGCTTTAATTCCCGCATTTGCCCCTGATGCTTTTTGAGCTAAATCTCTTGCGTCAATAGTTAAGAGCAGCTGCCCCGACTTAACGGTATCACCCTCCTGCACAGCTGTTGAAGTAACCCTGCCGTTAAGCATTGCTGATACAACGCTGTTTGTCTTGGATTTAACGGTTCCTGACGTTGTATAAAAACTATCTGCGCTTTTCTTGGTTACTGTTTCAATCTGTACTCCTGATACTAAAGGCTGCAGGGGTTTTTCGGAGTGGTGCGAACAGCCTGCCGAAACTATTGTGCTTAATGCTATTATCAGTAATAGTTTTCTCATTTTTTATTTCCTCTTTATTTTGTATTAAGTGCCAATTCTTCGTTTAATACTCCGCTTTCAAAGTACAGATTGATTAATTGGGCTTTTAGCTCGTTATTGCTTTTCACAAGATTGGCTCTTGCTCTGTCTAAATTGGTTTGAGAGTCCAATACATCCACAAACGGCGACAAGGAACTTTGCCACCTTTTTGTGACAAGCCTGTTGCCTTCCTGTGCCGTTAGTAATGCGATTTGAGCCAGTTCAAAATTTTTATTGCTCTCCTCTACACCGCTAAAGGCCTCGAAAACTTTAAAATCAATTGCGTTTTTGAGGGCTTCTAAATAAAATTCCGCTTCCTGAACCTTATCTTTGGCTTTTTTTGTTTCGTAGTTCCTTTTCATACCGTCAAAAGCATCCCAATGAAGATAAGCGCCCATTACGTAGTTGTTGCCTTCTGCCCCGAACGGATAGTTATTTTGATATAAATTGTACGAAGCATTGAGATTTAGAGTGGGGAACCAGTCCGCTTGCGCCAATCTTACGCCGTTTTTGGCATTTTGTACGTTAATTTCCAACGCTTTTAAGTCGTTTCTTTGCAGCATAAAATCTTTGTAATAATCAATGGTTTTTAAATCCAAAACAGGAGTATTATTAGATATTTCAACATTTGTTTTTCTGCCCAATAACATTCCCAACGAACGTTTGGCAACTTCCAGATTTTTATTCGCACTGACTAAACGCTGCTGTGCTTCCGATAGTTCTGTTTTCGCCCTCAATACATCCGAATAAAGCCCCAACTCACTTTTGTAGCGCAATTGCGCAATTCTTAAATGCTCCTGTGCATCCTTTACGCCCTGCTGAGCGGCTTTAACGTACTCTTGCGCCGTTCCTGTTTGAAGGTAGTTTTGGGCAACGTTTTTAATTAATTCATCCTGTTTCCTCAAATACACGTGGGCATTTGCACTATATTGTGTTTTTGATATTTTTAGCGCTACCAAAGAAGTTTTGTTAAAAACAGGAACCTGTACCAACCCGTAAGTCATAAAATTCGTTATATTACCGGGGTTGTTGAAGGAGCCGGGCGCACCTGCGAAATCAGCGGAGGTTAAGCGTCTTTGGTTTAATTTTAGCCCGAATACCTGAGCAGGGTTGTTTGTAGAAGCAAAATCTTCGCCAAAACTGACCCTCGGCAAAAGATAGCTTCTTGAAATACCGATATCTTTTTCAGAAGCCGACAGCGCTGCTTTCATAGCCATAAGTTCTTTGTTGTTTTCAAGCGCAATGAGGATAGCCTCATTAAAATCAACGGGTTTCTGCACAGCGCCTAACTCCTCTGCAAAAACCGTTGTGCTTATAAAAATCACCGCTAAAGCTAAAATTATTCCAAATATCTTCTTCATTTTTTCAAATCCTCAACGATTTATGACGTTTAAAGCTTTAAGTATATTTTTAGTTTCTTCGTCCACAACACGGTAGCATATTTGCGTACCGTGCCTGTAGCCTTCAATTACTTTAGCATTTTTTAAAACAGCAAGATGCTGCGAAACATTAGGCTGTGCCAGTCCAAGTTTTTCTGCCATAAGATTGACGTTGCACTCCTTCTTTTCAAGCAGTCCCAGGACTATTTTCAGCCTTGTTTCGCAGGCAAGTGCTTTGAAAATATTCACTATTTGGTCTAAATCAGTGTCCATGATATCGCCTAAATGTACTTGCTGAGAATTTGGTCAAGCTGACCTTTGGAATGCAGCCCGACAAGTCGTTCTACAATTTCGCCGTTTTTGAAAACCAAAAGAGCAGGAATGCTGGATATACCGTATTCTGCAGCTTTATCGCGGCTTTCATCTACATTCATTTTTGCTATTTTAGCTTTGCCTGCGTAGGCGCTTGCCATTTCTTCCATAACGGGAAGTTGTTTTCTGCATGGTCCGCACCAGTCTGCATAAAAATCAACCAGGACAGGCATGCTGCTGTTTTTTACTTCTGAGTCGAAAGTTGAATCGTTTAACAAAATTGCGTTCATAATTAATCTCCTTTATTATATAAGTATATTCTAATATGCTAATATTAGAATATTACCATATTTTCTAAAAAAGTCAATACCTGCTCTTACTTTTCTCTTAAAAATACTTCACAATGAGAGCAAGTTTTCTCACAAGTGCGTTGCGAAAATTCCCAGCATCTTCTTTTTCTTCCGTTCAGTTCTTTACATTGTTTGCGTTTTTCGGGGTTGCAGTCTTTTAGTTTCCAACATGGAGTGAATTCAAGCAATTTTTTAATCCCCGGAATACTTATATTTTCATCATGTATTAATTTTCTTAAACATTCTATTCTGATTAAATCATTTTTTGAATAAAAACGTTTCCCCCCGCTTCTTTGTGTGGAGATTAAACCTTCTGCTTCATAAATCCGTAATGTTCTGGGATGTAGATTTAAAATTTGAGAAGCAACACCTATTGAATATACGGGTAAATCATCATCAACCTGCATTTTATCCTCATGGTTAAACTATCTTATAAGTAAGTATATATTATCTTTTTGTGAGTTGCAAATTTAATAATTTATTCAACTTGACAATTTGAATTGTCAAGTCTATAATATAATCCTAAATACATTGGATTTGATAAAAAAGGAGGTTATTATGCCAAGACGTAACGGAACAGGTCCTATGGGCCAAGGAGCAAGAACAGGCAGAGGGCTGGGCTG
It includes:
- a CDS encoding DUF2892 domain-containing protein, with amino-acid sequence MYMAKTDSWYLERIIYLIAGVMVLLSLALAYFFSEYWLILTALVGINLIIFALSGFCIMANILVKLGVKPKDN
- a CDS encoding peroxiredoxin, whose product is MFKKIILSLCVMSFLMLGANAMPLIGDDAPAFTAKTTQGVVNFPQDYKGKWVILFSHPADFTPVCTTEFMTFQKMMPEFKALNTEIIGLSIDSLYAHMAWFRTIKEKIEYKDMKNMEITFPLIEDIKMDVSAKYGMVQPNVSTTQAVRAVFIIDPNAKVRAIMYYPASAGRNFQEIKRLLIALQTSDAFGVATPADWQPGDPVIVPPPNSCGVIKERNAKPDPAVTCNDWFMCFKKLPKETISQKLLKK
- a CDS encoding efflux RND transporter permease subunit; translated protein: MTNNEENKDKIGVSGKIAQMFIQSKLTPLIILASIILGVFATVVTPREEEPQIVVPMADVFVQYPGATAQEVEARVTRPMEQLISEIPGVEYVYSIIKPGMNLTIVRYQVGQNAEDSTIKLYNKLYSNFDRIPQGVSQPLIKIRSIDDVPILALTMSSNNKHFTGYELRRVAAEIADELKKDGDVSEVSVTGGQKRQVKVTFDPAKLQGYNLSTFQIMQAIQKSNFLLNSGRVQSDNKEFIVDTGGFIKDSTELGNLVVGVNNNMPVYLKNVAEVEDTAEEPVNYVFNYDHKTGSNEAVTISLSKKKGTNATNVSHRALAKIENMKSYLIPNDINITVTRNYGETAKEKSDELLSHMLIATISVIALIAFFLGRKEALVVAVAVPVTLSLTLLISFLMGYTLNRVTLFALIFSIGILVDDAIVVVENIHRHFKLEGASIKTAVKAVNEVGNPTILATFTVVAALLPMAFVSGLMGPYMRPIPIGASAAMIFSLLVAFIVSPWLSYIVLKDEKHEGEDHEEHQDGKMVEIYKHILTPLVENRGKRLNSMKIIAGLLILAFMLVPLKLVQFKMLPFDNKSEIQIIVDMPEGSTLEETAAVTQALGKYINTIPEVINYQTYVGSSAPHNFNGLVRHYFLRSNSNEADIQVNLKPKHDRHKQSHDLAKMMRPELQKIGVKYNANVKLAEIPPGPPVISTLVAEVYGPDPEKQVEIAGKIKDIFTKVKGIVDVDWYVEDPQTKITFIPDKEKAALNGVSTDIISQAIKTSLGGTSAGLVHFDKEKEPVEIFLRMPLSERSDINALTSITVPAQTGRLIPVSGLVKQETGEQEQTIYHKNMRRVTYVTGDVAKEIESPVYAVLDMNNIISKLKLDNDKKLKQLNIAMPDNESEYSVKWDGEWHITLEVFRDMGIAFAAVLVLIYVLVVAWFKDFVTPLVIMAPIPLTLVGILPGHLIFQAFFTATSMIGFIALSGIIVRNSILLVDFIHLETQEGTALKEAVIKAGLVRFRPILLTALAVVVGSFVMLFDPIFQGLAIAMMFGAVVATILTLIVVPVLYYEIFSKKEN
- a CDS encoding efflux RND transporter periplasmic adaptor subunit is translated as MRKLLLIIALSTIVSAGCSHHSEKPLQPLVSGVQIETVTKKSADSFYTTSGTVKSKTNSVVSAMLNGRVTSTAVQEGDTVKSGQLLLTIDARDLAQKASGANAGIKAAQMTADSAYQNMKMAEKTYQRYKTLYDEKVISKQEFDQYSTQKNIAASEYQRALAGVQQAQAGLGEVKVYQGYSRVTAPVSGIVTQKYIDAGTTALQGQPLIAIEAPGEKELVANIDESYLDKVKEGISVSLEIGDKTLQRKITKVVKYIDPSTRTFKAKIDAAGLTGGQFAKINIPIATKTAIFVPKTAVIQKGELTGVYTVDDENTISYRLIRTGKTYGENIEVLSGLNDGDKIITVGAVKAIDGGKINDK
- a CDS encoding metalloregulator ArsR/SmtB family transcription factor, whose product is MQVNDYVKIFDALSHPIRLKIVCGLVHAERCNVGTMSQRLGVSQSLISQHVNILKNAEIIKGYREGNVIWYKLENDLARKLLTNIEINICDEN
- a CDS encoding FAD-dependent oxidoreductase; translated protein: MKTVIIGGGACGASCAARLRRLDETFEILILEKTNEISIANCGLPYYCSDVINDRGKILVSNPKKFKDWFNIDVKLNSEVVKINREAKNVELQNGELISYDKLVLALGANPIVPPFEGMDRSKVFTVRTLADADGIKNFIKNNNVKKAVVIGGGFIGIEMAENLAEMSLDTTLIELQNQILAPVDYEAAAVAQNEMRDNGVELILSDGVARFYENKIVLNSGNEVEFDIVIMAIGVSPETTLAKEAGLAVNKGLKVNEFMQTADPDIYAGGDSVEVRDFVSGDETLIPLAGPANRQGRIIADNISGGNSTYKNSQGTAVLKVFDLTVASCGNNEKQLKAKNIPYLKSIIYSRSFAGYYPNSTQTLFKLLFTQEGKILGAQAAGQEGVEKRIDVIATVMRNNGTVQEMLDSELCYAPPYSSAKDPVNVLGMNAENILNDYIKPAFDEDLDGAYLIDIRPSAIFNISTVEGAVNIPIDELRSRYNEVPKDKKVILFCNTGYTSYVAERILNQKGFDNIYSLAGGVELYKELTKNSKAIVKKKEDKCLTTYCCDQSTVKIDATGLQCPGPIVRLASKINELQDNELLEITSTDKGFKSDVEAWCEMTGNTLLSLEQKDKVIKAIIQKGNACPVALHNEKSNSQTIVVFSNDLDKALAAFIIANGAKASGCDVTLFFTFWGLNILRKSNVNVKKGLIDKMFSMMMPQGADKLTLSKMNMGGAGSIMMKWVMKNKNISTLNELIEQAQQSGVKFIACNMSMDVMGIKREELIDGVEIGGVAKYVSKSIGAGSNLFI
- the trxA gene encoding thioredoxin, producing MNAILLNDSTFDSEVKNSSMPVLVDFYADWCGPCRKQLPVMEEMASAYAGKAKIAKMNVDESRDKAAEYGISSIPALLVFKNGEIVERLVGLHSKGQLDQILSKYI
- a CDS encoding MerR family transcriptional regulator; amino-acid sequence: MQVDDDLPVYSIGVASQILNLHPRTLRIYEAEGLISTQRSGGKRFYSKNDLIRIECLRKLIHDENISIPGIKKLLEFTPCWKLKDCNPEKRKQCKELNGRKRRCWEFSQRTCEKTCSHCEVFLREK
- a CDS encoding TolC family protein, with amino-acid sequence MKKIFGIILALAVIFISTTVFAEELGAVQKPVDFNEAILIALENNKELMAMKAALSASEKDIGISRSYLLPRVSFGEDFASTNNPAQVFGLKLNQRRLTSADFAGAPGSFNNPGNITNFMTYGLVQVPVFNKTSLVALKISKTQYSANAHVYLRKQDELIKNVAQNYLQTGTAQEYVKAAQQGVKDAQEHLRIAQLRYKSELGLYSDVLRAKTELSEAQQRLVSANKNLEVAKRSLGMLLGRKTNVEISNNTPVLDLKTIDYYKDFMLQRNDLKALEINVQNAKNGVRLAQADWFPTLNLNASYNLYQNNYPFGAEGNNYVMGAYLHWDAFDGMKRNYETKKAKDKVQEAEFYLEALKNAIDFKVFEAFSGVEESNKNFELAQIALLTAQEGNRLVTKRWQSSLSPFVDVLDSQTNLDRARANLVKSNNELKAQLINLYFESGVLNEELALNTK
- a CDS encoding metalloregulator ArsR/SmtB family transcription factor — its product is MDTDLDQIVNIFKALACETRLKIVLGLLEKKECNVNLMAEKLGLAQPNVSQHLAVLKNAKVIEGYRHGTQICYRVVDEETKNILKALNVINR